A genomic stretch from Desulfolutivibrio sulfodismutans DSM 3696 includes:
- the amrB gene encoding AmmeMemoRadiSam system protein B translates to MNRHPLVAGQFYPAGPTLATDVAAFLALGGAAREEPTILAMVPHAGYVYSGAVAGKTLGQARLADTVILLGPNHTGRGKRLAVWPDGKWEIPGGGLDVDEDLAQAFVAADSRLTADYAAHLGEHSLEVVIPFLMGKNPATRIVPMVVAEFNPTVLADVAVSMAGVIKARPGPVSLVVSSDMSHYVSHDTAKSQDAMALAEIAALRPMGLFSVVRDRGITMCGVLPMTLGLFLALELGARTAEVTAYATSGETSGDMRHVVGYAGVLAS, encoded by the coding sequence ATGAACAGACACCCCCTTGTGGCCGGGCAGTTTTATCCCGCCGGGCCGACGTTGGCCACGGACGTGGCGGCCTTTTTGGCGCTGGGCGGTGCGGCGCGCGAGGAGCCGACCATTCTGGCCATGGTTCCCCACGCGGGATATGTCTATTCCGGGGCCGTGGCCGGGAAGACCCTGGGCCAGGCTAGGCTGGCGGACACGGTGATCCTTTTGGGACCCAACCATACCGGCCGGGGGAAGCGGCTGGCGGTGTGGCCTGACGGAAAATGGGAGATCCCCGGCGGCGGCCTGGATGTGGACGAGGATCTGGCCCAGGCGTTTGTAGCCGCCGATTCGCGTCTGACGGCGGACTATGCAGCGCATCTGGGGGAGCATTCCCTGGAGGTGGTCATTCCCTTTTTGATGGGCAAAAATCCGGCCACGCGCATCGTGCCCATGGTGGTGGCCGAATTCAATCCCACGGTTTTGGCCGACGTGGCCGTGAGCATGGCCGGAGTCATCAAGGCCCGGCCCGGGCCGGTGTCCCTCGTGGTCAGCTCGGACATGAGCCACTACGTGAGCCATGACACGGCCAAAAGCCAGGACGCCATGGCCCTGGCGGAGATCGCGGCGCTTCGGCCCATGGGGCTTTTTTCCGTGGTCAGGGACCGGGGCATCACTATGTGCGGGGTGTTGCCCATGACCCTGGGGCTTTTTTTGGCCCTGGAACTGGGGGCGCGCACGGCCGAGGTCACGGCCTACGCCACCTCGGGGGAGACCTCCGGGGACATGCGGCATGTGGTGGGATATGCCGGAGTGCTGGCGTCGTAG